Proteins from a single region of Pseudarthrobacter sp. NIBRBAC000502772:
- a CDS encoding excinuclease ABC subunit UvrA, whose product MRNPKQADDLSHPTPGHLVDGFVRVRGARENNLRNVDVDVPRDAIVAFTGVSGSGKSSLAFGTIYAEAQRRYFESVAPYARRLIQQGHNPKVEMISGLPPAVALQQRRGAPSSRSTVGTVTTLSNSLRMLFSRAGTYPPGAEQLDSDAFSPNTAAGACPECHGLGVAHTVSEESLVPDAALTIREGAIAAWPGAWQGKNLRDILSHLGYDVDVPWRKLPRKQRDWILFTDEQPVVEVTPERDRVAKPYKGRFWSAKSYVLHTLADSQSAAMRERVLAFMESGPCPRCGGTGLRPEALAVSFGGRNIADLNATPMAELAEIIRPTAGLKEAGTASRRRSSGEENEVAVAITADLLQRITVLLDLGLGYLALGRVTPTLSPGEMQRLRIATQLRSGLFGVIYVLDEPSAGLHPADAEPLLAVLDQLKASGNSVFVVEHNMDVVRRADWLVDVGPRAGEGGGEVLYSGPVAGLAAIEASVTRPFLFDDGGTSDGRTSDGRTSDGGEAPRAGTAPRAGQVREPDGWLELAGISRHNLKDLDARFPLGVLTAVTGVSGSGKSTLVTHVLGEVVGSGLKNHQAPQLSEPDDAAPATALSVGPVSGAERIDRLVTVDQKPIGRTPRSNLATYTGLFDAVRKEFAATEQARARAFGAGRFSFNVAGGRCETCQGEGFVAVELLFLPGSYGPCPECDGSRYNPETLEVSYRGRNVAEVLRMTVDAATTFLADIPAAARSLKSLGDVGLGYLRLGQPATELSGGEAQRIKLATELQRAQRGHTLYLLDEPTTGLHPADVELLMAQLHGLVDSGNTVVVVEHEMAVVAAADWVIDLGPSGGDAGGRIVAAGTAASVARSRHSRTAPYLAAALPLLVTS is encoded by the coding sequence ATGCGGAACCCTAAACAGGCTGACGATCTTTCCCATCCCACTCCCGGCCATCTGGTGGACGGCTTCGTCCGGGTCCGGGGCGCGCGGGAGAACAACTTGCGGAACGTGGACGTGGATGTGCCCCGCGACGCCATTGTGGCTTTTACAGGGGTGTCCGGCTCGGGGAAGTCCTCCCTCGCTTTCGGCACTATCTACGCCGAAGCCCAGCGCCGGTACTTCGAGTCCGTGGCCCCGTACGCGCGCCGCCTCATCCAGCAGGGCCACAATCCCAAGGTGGAGATGATCTCCGGGCTGCCACCCGCCGTCGCGCTTCAACAGCGCCGCGGTGCGCCCAGCAGCCGCTCCACCGTGGGCACGGTGACCACGCTCTCCAATTCGCTCCGCATGCTGTTTTCGAGGGCCGGCACTTACCCGCCGGGCGCCGAGCAGCTGGACTCCGACGCGTTTTCGCCGAATACGGCGGCCGGTGCCTGCCCTGAATGCCACGGGCTGGGCGTCGCGCACACCGTCAGCGAGGAATCCCTTGTGCCGGACGCGGCGTTGACCATCCGGGAAGGTGCCATCGCGGCGTGGCCCGGTGCCTGGCAGGGCAAGAACCTCCGCGACATCCTCAGCCACCTCGGCTACGACGTGGACGTGCCCTGGCGGAAGCTGCCCAGGAAGCAGCGGGACTGGATCCTGTTCACGGACGAACAGCCCGTTGTGGAAGTCACGCCCGAGCGGGACCGCGTGGCCAAGCCGTACAAGGGGCGTTTCTGGAGCGCCAAAAGCTACGTCCTGCACACCCTGGCGGACTCCCAGAGCGCCGCCATGCGCGAGCGCGTCCTGGCGTTTATGGAGTCCGGCCCGTGTCCGCGCTGCGGCGGCACCGGACTCCGGCCCGAAGCACTCGCGGTCTCCTTCGGCGGCCGCAACATCGCCGACCTCAACGCCACACCGATGGCGGAGCTCGCCGAAATCATCCGGCCCACCGCCGGGCTCAAGGAAGCCGGAACCGCGTCGCGCCGGCGGTCCTCCGGCGAGGAAAACGAGGTGGCAGTGGCCATCACCGCCGACCTCCTGCAGCGCATCACCGTGCTCCTGGATCTGGGCCTCGGATACCTGGCGCTGGGCCGCGTCACCCCCACCCTCTCCCCCGGCGAGATGCAGCGGCTCCGGATCGCCACCCAGCTCAGGTCGGGACTGTTCGGCGTGATCTATGTGCTCGACGAACCGTCCGCCGGCCTCCATCCGGCCGACGCCGAACCGCTCCTGGCGGTCCTGGACCAGCTCAAGGCCTCCGGCAACTCGGTGTTTGTGGTGGAACACAACATGGACGTGGTCCGCCGGGCCGACTGGCTGGTGGACGTGGGTCCGCGCGCCGGAGAAGGCGGCGGCGAGGTCCTCTACAGCGGGCCGGTTGCCGGGCTCGCGGCCATCGAGGCGTCGGTCACCCGGCCCTTCCTGTTCGACGACGGCGGGACGTCCGACGGCAGGACTTCCGACGGCAGGACTTCCGACGGCGGCGAGGCACCTCGTGCAGGCACCGCGCCTCGCGCCGGTCAGGTCCGGGAGCCCGACGGCTGGCTGGAGCTCGCGGGGATCAGCCGGCACAACCTCAAGGACCTGGATGCGCGGTTCCCGCTGGGCGTCCTCACCGCAGTCACGGGGGTTTCCGGCTCCGGCAAGTCCACCCTGGTGACGCATGTCCTCGGCGAAGTTGTGGGATCCGGGCTGAAGAACCACCAGGCTCCGCAGCTATCCGAACCTGATGATGCGGCCCCGGCCACGGCGTTGTCTGTGGGACCGGTCAGCGGCGCGGAACGGATCGACAGGCTGGTCACGGTGGACCAGAAACCCATCGGGCGAACCCCCCGCTCCAACCTCGCTACCTACACTGGCCTGTTCGACGCGGTGCGCAAGGAATTCGCGGCCACGGAGCAGGCCAGGGCACGCGCGTTCGGTGCCGGGCGGTTCTCCTTCAACGTGGCAGGGGGCCGTTGCGAAACCTGCCAGGGCGAAGGCTTTGTGGCGGTTGAACTGCTTTTCCTCCCGGGCAGCTACGGGCCGTGCCCTGAGTGCGACGGGTCCCGCTACAACCCCGAGACCTTGGAGGTGTCGTACCGGGGCAGGAATGTGGCGGAAGTGTTGCGCATGACGGTGGATGCGGCCACTACGTTCCTGGCCGACATCCCGGCCGCGGCCCGCAGCCTGAAGAGCCTCGGGGACGTGGGCCTGGGCTACCTCCGGCTGGGCCAGCCAGCCACGGAGCTTTCCGGCGGCGAGGCCCAGCGCATCAAGCTGGCCACCGAACTGCAGCGTGCCCAGCGGGGACATACCCTCTACCTCCTGGACGAGCCCACCACCGGGCTCCACCCCGCCGACGTCGAACTCCTGATGGCCCAACTCCACGGCCTGGTGGACAGCGGCAACACCGTCGTGGTGGTGGAACACGAAATGGCCGTTGTGGCGGCGGCGGACTGGGTCATTGATCTGGGCCCCTCTGGTGGGGACGCAGGCGGCCGGATCGTCGCCGCCGGAACCGCCGCCAGCGTCGCCCGTTCCCGGCACAGCCGCACCGCGCCGTACCTGGCGGCTGCGCTGCCCCTGCTCGTCACCAGCTGA
- a CDS encoding adenosine deaminase — protein MDNNRDTAADPLPQTGLPATEVPVTGLPGTGLPATEVPGTELPDTELPGTEPSETDLPETEAAVRNLPVAELHLHIEGTLQPELILELAERNGITLPYSGLEELRGLYEFTDLQSFLDLYYANMAVLQTQRDFADMTRAYLARAAAVGVRHAEIMMDPQAHLSRGVSLETCVNGVASALATSQEDFGMSTLLIAAFLRDQSEESALEVLDGLLAMNAPIAAIGLDSAEVGNPPAKFERLFAKAREAGLRLTAHAGEEGPPSYIIDALDILGVERIDHGIRCMEDPDLVERLVADRIPLTVCPLSNVRLRAVDTLAGHPLPAMLAAGLNVSVNSDDPAYFGGYVDDNFSQLKAVFDLSDFDRSRLAANSIHSSFASEERKAELLDELNRG, from the coding sequence ATGGACAACAACCGGGACACCGCCGCCGATCCGCTGCCACAGACGGGACTGCCAGCCACGGAAGTGCCCGTGACGGGACTTCCAGGGACGGGACTGCCAGCCACGGAAGTGCCAGGGACGGAACTTCCAGACACGGAACTCCCCGGGACAGAACCTTCGGAGACGGACCTGCCCGAAACCGAAGCGGCTGTCAGGAACCTCCCCGTCGCGGAACTGCACCTGCACATTGAGGGCACACTGCAGCCGGAACTGATCCTCGAACTGGCCGAACGCAACGGCATCACCCTCCCGTACTCCGGCCTGGAGGAGCTCCGGGGACTGTACGAGTTCACGGACCTGCAGTCCTTCCTGGACCTGTACTACGCCAACATGGCGGTGCTGCAGACCCAGCGGGACTTCGCCGATATGACCCGCGCCTACCTCGCCCGCGCCGCCGCAGTGGGGGTCCGGCACGCGGAGATCATGATGGACCCGCAGGCCCACCTGTCCCGCGGCGTCAGCCTGGAAACCTGCGTCAACGGCGTGGCCTCCGCCCTGGCCACCTCCCAGGAGGACTTCGGCATGTCCACCCTGCTGATTGCCGCATTCCTGCGGGACCAGTCCGAGGAATCGGCGCTGGAGGTTCTGGACGGCCTGCTGGCCATGAATGCCCCCATCGCGGCCATCGGCCTGGATTCGGCCGAGGTGGGCAACCCGCCGGCCAAGTTTGAGCGGCTGTTCGCCAAAGCCCGCGAAGCGGGCCTGCGGCTGACCGCGCACGCAGGCGAGGAGGGACCGCCGTCGTACATTATCGACGCGCTGGACATCCTGGGAGTGGAACGGATTGACCACGGCATCCGCTGCATGGAGGACCCGGACCTGGTGGAGCGGCTGGTGGCGGACCGGATTCCGCTGACGGTCTGCCCGCTCTCGAACGTCCGGCTGCGTGCCGTGGACACCCTGGCAGGCCATCCCTTGCCGGCCATGCTCGCCGCCGGGCTCAACGTCTCCGTGAACTCGGATGATCCGGCCTACTTCGGTGGGTACGTGGACGACAACTTTTCCCAGCTGAAGGCCGTTTTTGACCTTTCAGACTTCGACAGGTCACGGCTCGCGGCCAATTCCATCCATTCGTCGTTCGCCTCCGAGGAGCGAAAAGCAGAGCTTCTGGACGAACTGAACCGCGGGTAG